From one Cyanobacterium stanieri PCC 7202 genomic stretch:
- a CDS encoding Tetratricopeptide TPR_1 repeat-containing protein (PFAM: Tetratricopeptide repeat~InterPro IPR019734:IPR013026:IPR001440~KEGG: cyt:cce_2288 hypothetical protein~PFAM: Tetratricopeptide TPR_1 repeat-containing protein~SMART: Tetratricopeptide repeat~SPTR: Putative uncharacterized protein) yields MVEQSSLYRTLECRPDTYYGWYHQGNKLRSQNNLMDALFSYEKALEYYPDDYFCWYYHGKVLEELGKYGQAIDSFRQACKIQPENYWAWYSAGYILQEKIGNNQESIDFLRIALENNPSDYWCTYRLGKAYFYQKKYIKALDFFHQALKIKPDDYWSYYRCGQCRQKLKQLDLAKKNYLKALQIKPHDYWSIASLISIFSSQNLFRDVISYGQQLDKTDNIDYDIEAKILSAHLIVGQNSEN; encoded by the coding sequence ATGGTCGAACAAAGTAGTCTTTATCGCACCCTAGAATGTCGTCCTGATACTTATTATGGTTGGTATCATCAAGGAAATAAGTTGCGATCGCAAAATAACCTTATGGATGCCTTATTTAGTTATGAAAAAGCCTTAGAATATTATCCTGATGATTATTTTTGTTGGTATTACCATGGCAAAGTATTAGAAGAATTAGGAAAATATGGTCAAGCAATTGATAGTTTTCGACAGGCTTGTAAAATTCAACCAGAAAACTATTGGGCTTGGTATAGTGCAGGTTATATATTACAAGAAAAAATAGGTAATAATCAGGAATCTATTGACTTTTTGAGGATTGCCCTAGAAAATAATCCCTCAGACTATTGGTGTACTTATCGTTTGGGCAAAGCCTATTTTTATCAAAAAAAGTACATAAAAGCCTTAGATTTTTTCCATCAAGCCTTAAAGATAAAGCCTGATGATTACTGGAGTTATTATCGTTGTGGACAATGTCGCCAAAAATTAAAGCAGTTAGATTTAGCTAAAAAAAACTATCTAAAAGCCCTACAAATTAAACCCCATGATTATTGGTCAATTGCTAGTTTAATCTCTATATTTTCATCTCAAAATTTATTTAGAGATGTAATTAGCTATGGTCAACAATTAGACAAAACAGACAATATAGATTATGATATTGAGGCTAAAATATTATCTGCTCATTTAATTGTAGGTCAAAATAGTGAAAATTAG
- a CDS encoding phosphate:acyl-(acyl carrier protein) acyltransferase (PFAM: Fatty acid synthesis protein~TIGRFAM: fatty acid/phospholipid synthesis protein PlsX~COGs: COG0416 Fatty acid/phospholipid biosynthesis enzyme~InterPro IPR012281:IPR003664~KEGG: cyh:Cyan8802_1834 fatty acid/phospholipid synthesis protein PlsX~PFAM: fatty acid synthesis plsX protein~SPTR: Phosphate acyltransferase;~TIGRFAM: fatty acid/phospholipid synthesis protein PlsX) — protein sequence MASTRAKIAVDAMGGDRGPGVIVAGAIRAAAELDIDVLLVGDSQILEAELANHDGANIQNIEIVPSEGVVSMDEGALTGVRRKPKASINVAMKLVKEKRAQGVVSAGHSGAAMAAASLSLGRIKGIDRPAIGAVFPTMYANKSVIVLDVGANVDCKPKYLEQFALMGTIYSKYVLEVEEPKVGLVNIGEEATKGNELAKETYKLLSKNSAIPFVGNAEGRDVLSGDFDVIVCDGFVGNVLLKFAEAVGEIMLQIVKEELPFGVRGKVGSAVLKPNLRRIKQRIDHAEHGGALLLGVPAVCIISHGSSQAPSIFNAIRVAKEAIDHQIVDRIQHYQKGGSLDLVSEVKES from the coding sequence ATGGCATCAACACGAGCAAAAATAGCAGTGGACGCAATGGGCGGAGATAGAGGCCCGGGAGTAATCGTCGCTGGGGCTATCAGGGCAGCAGCAGAATTAGATATTGACGTTCTCCTTGTGGGAGATTCTCAAATCCTTGAGGCTGAACTGGCAAACCATGATGGCGCCAATATTCAAAATATTGAAATAGTACCCTCCGAAGGTGTTGTTTCCATGGATGAAGGTGCTTTAACAGGGGTGCGTCGTAAGCCCAAAGCATCCATTAATGTCGCCATGAAATTAGTTAAAGAAAAACGAGCTCAGGGGGTGGTATCCGCAGGACATTCAGGGGCGGCCATGGCAGCTGCTTCTCTGAGTTTGGGTAGAATTAAGGGTATTGATCGCCCGGCGATTGGGGCGGTATTTCCCACCATGTACGCCAATAAATCAGTAATTGTTTTGGATGTGGGGGCAAATGTTGATTGTAAGCCCAAGTATTTGGAACAGTTTGCCCTCATGGGAACTATTTATAGTAAGTATGTATTAGAAGTAGAAGAACCCAAGGTAGGATTAGTTAATATAGGAGAGGAAGCTACCAAGGGTAATGAATTGGCAAAAGAAACCTATAAGCTTTTGAGCAAAAACTCTGCCATTCCTTTTGTGGGCAATGCAGAGGGCAGAGATGTTTTGTCGGGAGATTTTGATGTAATTGTTTGTGATGGTTTTGTGGGTAATGTTTTACTCAAATTCGCTGAGGCGGTGGGTGAAATTATGTTACAAATTGTCAAAGAAGAGTTACCTTTTGGGGTTAGAGGTAAAGTTGGCTCGGCAGTTTTAAAACCGAATTTAAGACGTATCAAGCAAAGAATTGACCATGCGGAGCATGGAGGAGCGTTATTATTAGGTGTTCCTGCGGTGTGTATTATCAGTCATGGTAGTTCTCAGGCTCCTTCTATCTTTAATGCCATTAGGGTGGCAAAAGAAGCCATTGATCATCAAATAGTGGATCGTATTCAACACTATCAAAAGGGTGGTTCGTTGGATTTGGTGTCAGAGGTTAAAGAATCATAA
- a CDS encoding glycosyl transferase group 1 (PFAM: Glycosyl transferases group 1~COGs: COG0438 Glycosyltransferase~InterPro IPR001296~KEGG: group 1 glycosyl transferase~PFAM: glycosyl transferase group 1~SPTR: Glycosyl transferase group 1) encodes MTVNKKVVFCASDLEEKYYRGIGFYAQSVIKSTKKLGYNNYLLTSAKNNQIINLQQLNILRNFDDPIEPSLRRIALDYISTSIGKKKAKEVNQVPSSYYNNNKLNYLSAIDGYINHTSIYKTIDLHAVLSKSAFKVDTKKADILFSTAPSPVKNNYKNGLTIQTIHDLIPLVTLYHPAANRFNSLFYKNVLGALKYSDLILTISEFSKQEILKTFPDSKYEEKIKVIYQPIPIDEADKKVAENEIFNEGILNKYKLEKQNYILYVGALEMRKNIDLLIDAYSTIKDKIKMPLILVGSLGYGKETFIDKIDIDPDSKNVRITKRNYASVRHIGYVNDLEKLILLRNANCFVFPSLYEGFGLPSLEAMSMGCPVLTSRISAIPEACQDAALYVNPNNIAEIAEGILEMVNNNTLREELIIKGEKLSSKYTFDNYQSQVAKILSDL; translated from the coding sequence ATGACCGTGAATAAAAAAGTTGTTTTTTGTGCTTCAGACTTAGAAGAAAAATATTATCGTGGCATTGGCTTTTATGCCCAATCGGTAATCAAAAGTACCAAAAAATTGGGTTATAATAACTATCTTCTAACCAGTGCAAAAAATAACCAGATTATTAACTTACAACAACTAAATATTTTAAGAAACTTTGATGATCCCATTGAGCCATCTTTGCGTAGAATAGCACTAGATTATATCTCCACATCCATCGGCAAAAAAAAAGCAAAAGAAGTTAATCAAGTTCCCTCTAGTTATTATAATAATAATAAATTAAACTATCTTTCCGCCATAGACGGATATATTAATCACACTTCTATTTATAAAACAATTGATCTCCATGCAGTGTTATCAAAAAGTGCTTTTAAAGTCGATACTAAAAAAGCAGATATATTATTTTCCACTGCACCATCTCCCGTTAAAAATAATTATAAAAATGGTCTAACAATTCAAACTATCCATGATTTAATACCCCTCGTTACTTTATACCATCCTGCCGCTAATCGGTTTAATTCTCTTTTTTATAAAAATGTCTTAGGAGCTCTGAAATATTCAGATTTAATTTTGACCATTTCTGAATTTTCTAAACAAGAAATATTAAAAACTTTTCCTGATTCTAAATACGAGGAAAAAATTAAGGTAATATACCAACCTATTCCCATTGATGAAGCTGATAAAAAAGTAGCTGAAAACGAAATTTTTAATGAAGGTATTTTAAATAAATATAAACTAGAAAAACAAAATTATATTTTATATGTTGGTGCTTTGGAAATGAGGAAAAATATTGATTTACTCATTGATGCTTATAGTACCATTAAAGATAAAATTAAAATGCCTTTAATATTAGTGGGTTCATTGGGTTATGGAAAAGAAACATTCATAGATAAAATAGACATTGATCCTGACTCTAAAAATGTTCGTATTACTAAACGAAATTATGCCTCTGTCAGACATATTGGATACGTTAATGATTTGGAAAAGTTGATTTTGCTACGTAATGCCAATTGTTTTGTCTTTCCTTCTTTGTATGAAGGATTTGGTTTACCCTCCCTCGAAGCCATGTCCATGGGATGTCCTGTACTAACTTCTCGAATCTCTGCCATTCCAGAAGCCTGTCAAGATGCGGCACTATATGTTAATCCTAATAATATTGCTGAAATTGCCGAAGGAATTTTAGAGATGGTTAATAATAATACTTTGAGGGAAGAATTAATTATTAAGGGTGAAAAATTGAGTAGTAAATATACTTTTGATAATTATCAATCCCAAGTTGCCAAAATTTTGTCTGATTTGTAA
- a CDS encoding 3-oxoacyl-(acyl-carrier-protein) synthase III (PFAM: 3-Oxoacyl-[acyl-carrier-protein (ACP)] synthase III C terminal; 3-Oxoacyl-[acyl-carrier-protein (ACP)] synthase III~TIGRFAM: 3-oxoacyl-(acyl-carrier-protein) synthase III~COGs: COG0332 3-oxoacyl-(acyl-carrier-protein)~InterPro IPR013751:IPR013747:IPR004655~KEGG: cyp:PCC8801_1805 3-oxoacyl-(acyl-carrier-protein) synthase III~PFAM: 3-Oxoacyl-[acyl-carrier-protein (ACP)] synthase III domain-containing protein; 3-Oxoacyl-[acyl-carrier-protein (ACP)] synthase III~PRIAM: Beta-ketoacyl-acyl-carrier-protein synthase III~SPTR: 3-oxoacyl-[acyl-carrier-protein] synthase 3;~TIGRFAM: 3-oxoacyl-(acyl-carrier-protein) synthase III), which produces MQSVTESATNATNGVTIIGSGSAIATQVISNDDLTKIVDTSDDWIRSRTGIEQRRVATSTTLSELAAEAGQKAIAHAGLTPLDIDLIILATSTPDDLFGSAAQVQSLMGATRAVAFDLTAACSGFVFSLVTASQFIRTGVYQNVLVIGADFLSRWVDWGDRTTCILFGDGAGAVVCQGNPEKDHLLGFEMCSNGALNNNLNLSYQGNLQDIGEDKQINHGGFQNITMNGREVYRFAVNKVPEVIEKALFRANLTTGDVDWLILHQANKRIIDAVANRLKISPEKVISNLENYGNTSAASIPLALDEALKEGKIKSGDIIAVSGFGAGLSWGASIFRWGK; this is translated from the coding sequence TTGCAATCGGTCACAGAATCGGCTACAAATGCCACAAATGGAGTCACGATCATTGGTAGTGGTTCAGCCATAGCTACTCAGGTGATTAGTAATGATGATTTGACTAAGATAGTCGATACTTCCGATGATTGGATTCGCTCCCGTACGGGCATTGAACAGCGTCGGGTTGCTACTTCTACTACTTTGAGTGAGTTGGCGGCCGAAGCAGGACAAAAGGCGATCGCCCATGCAGGTTTAACTCCCCTCGACATTGATCTAATTATTCTGGCTACTTCTACCCCCGATGATTTATTTGGTAGTGCGGCTCAAGTCCAAAGTTTGATGGGTGCTACTCGAGCGGTGGCTTTTGATTTGACTGCCGCTTGTTCTGGTTTTGTTTTTTCTTTGGTCACCGCTTCTCAGTTTATCCGCACTGGGGTATATCAAAATGTGTTGGTAATTGGGGCTGATTTTCTTTCTCGTTGGGTGGATTGGGGCGATCGCACCACTTGCATTTTATTTGGTGATGGTGCGGGGGCAGTGGTTTGTCAGGGCAACCCAGAAAAAGATCATCTGCTCGGTTTTGAGATGTGTAGTAATGGGGCATTAAACAACAACCTTAATCTCTCCTATCAAGGTAATTTGCAGGATATTGGCGAAGATAAACAAATAAATCATGGTGGTTTTCAAAACATTACCATGAATGGTCGGGAAGTTTATCGCTTTGCTGTAAACAAAGTTCCTGAAGTGATCGAGAAAGCCTTGTTTAGGGCAAATCTGACCACTGGTGATGTAGATTGGTTAATTCTTCACCAAGCTAATAAAAGAATTATTGATGCGGTGGCTAATCGTTTAAAAATTTCTCCCGAAAAAGTAATTAGCAACCTCGAAAACTATGGTAATACTTCTGCGGCTTCTATTCCCCTTGCCCTTGATGAAGCTCTCAAGGAGGGTAAAATTAAATCTGGTGATATAATTGCTGTGTCTGGATTTGGGGCAGGATTAAGTTGGGGGGCTTCTATTTTCCGTTGGGGAAAATAA
- a CDS encoding hypothetical protein (KEGG: cyh:Cyan8802_4183 hypothetical protein~SPTR: Putative uncharacterized protein): MKISYFLLSLLIIGCADSKTSSCRQLFNFTSTLQETITNLDDNNLQAIADTANTFELTSQAIANYNFEDANLGNNAIQLSQIYQAYADNTRDFVDAYQIKNQEKGILSQQNLTDLFIQQRQLVEQINNYCNQ, encoded by the coding sequence GTGAAAATTAGTTACTTTTTACTATCTTTATTAATCATTGGTTGTGCGGACAGTAAAACTTCTAGTTGTCGTCAGCTATTTAATTTTACTTCGACGTTGCAAGAAACAATCACTAATTTGGATGATAATAATTTACAAGCCATTGCAGATACGGCTAACACTTTTGAATTAACCAGTCAGGCAATAGCTAATTATAATTTCGAGGATGCTAATTTAGGAAATAATGCCATACAACTATCTCAGATTTATCAAGCGTATGCTGATAACACTAGGGATTTTGTTGATGCTTATCAAATAAAAAATCAAGAGAAAGGCATTTTGTCTCAACAGAATTTGACTGATTTGTTTATACAACAGCGTCAACTTGTTGAGCAAATAAATAACTATTGTAATCAATAG
- a CDS encoding hypothetical protein (KEGG: ter:Tery_0603 hypothetical protein~SPTR: Putative uncharacterized protein) codes for MHNTIVICGGFNPTNYNVNFADFLWDYEANILVFPTEKYAPYDSLNIVNFLQENSLSFNENHLIFIAFSAGVVGALGAGRLWQSKGGEVLSLLAFDGWGVPLIADFPIHCLSHDIFTHYSSSFWVKNQGHFAAYPTVSHQDIWRSPLKINGYYYSEKETKKITEIDFINTILNHYIKY; via the coding sequence ATGCATAATACGATTGTTATTTGTGGCGGTTTTAATCCTACTAACTACAATGTTAATTTTGCTGATTTTTTATGGGATTATGAAGCAAATATTTTAGTTTTTCCCACTGAAAAATACGCTCCTTATGACAGTTTAAATATAGTTAATTTTTTACAGGAAAACTCTCTTAGTTTCAATGAAAACCATTTAATATTTATTGCTTTTAGTGCAGGAGTAGTGGGGGCGCTAGGGGCAGGAAGGCTATGGCAAAGTAAAGGGGGAGAAGTGTTATCACTTTTGGCTTTTGATGGTTGGGGGGTGCCTTTAATTGCTGATTTTCCCATCCATTGTCTGAGTCATGATATTTTTACCCATTATAGCTCCAGTTTTTGGGTTAAAAATCAAGGACATTTTGCCGCTTATCCAACGGTCTCTCATCAGGATATATGGCGATCGCCCTTAAAAATTAATGGTTATTATTACAGTGAAAAAGAAACAAAAAAAATTACTGAAATTGATTTTATAAATACAATTTTAAACCATTATATCAAGTATTAA
- a CDS encoding binding-protein-dependent transport systems inner membrane component (PFAM: Binding-protein-dependent transport system inner membrane component~COGs: COG1173 ABC-type dipeptide/oligopeptide/nickel transport systems permease components~InterPro IPR000515~KEGG: npu:Npun_R0669 binding-protein-dependent transport systems inner membrane component~PFAM: binding-protein-dependent transport systems inner membrane component~SPTR: ABC transporter, permease protein), translating to MIVQNKNFIFSPSINNILLLAGLLITLFFIILAFSASFLESQSLIQNPLESLANPIHHPPSQEYWWGTTGQGYDVFSRTIFGTQAAFKVVILATGLSLIMGVPLGLISGYFGGKLDKFLLFLMDTIYTLPGLLLSVTLAFVVGRGIFNAALALSISYIPQYYRVVRNHTTSVKTELFIEAARAMGATPQRILTQHLFFNVVQNVPVLFTLNAADAILILGGLGFLGLGLPENVPEWGYDLRLALDGLSTGIWWTALFPGLAMTAMVTGLSLLGEGLTEFFTPRIR from the coding sequence ATGATTGTACAAAATAAAAACTTTATTTTTTCACCCAGCATTAATAATATTTTATTGTTAGCTGGATTATTGATCACTTTATTTTTTATCATTCTTGCCTTTAGTGCCTCTTTTTTAGAAAGTCAAAGTTTAATTCAAAATCCCTTAGAATCTCTTGCCAACCCCATTCATCATCCCCCCAGTCAAGAATATTGGTGGGGTACAACAGGGCAAGGTTATGATGTATTTTCCAGAACTATTTTTGGTACCCAAGCCGCTTTTAAGGTCGTAATTTTAGCCACAGGATTAAGTTTAATAATGGGTGTACCTCTAGGTTTAATTAGTGGTTATTTTGGGGGAAAACTTGATAAGTTTTTACTATTTTTAATGGATACTATCTATACCCTACCCGGTTTATTATTATCTGTTACCCTTGCTTTTGTGGTGGGGCGAGGAATTTTTAATGCGGCCCTTGCTTTATCAATTTCCTATATTCCCCAATACTATCGGGTGGTACGTAACCATACTACCAGTGTCAAAACTGAGTTATTTATTGAGGCGGCGAGGGCTATGGGGGCAACTCCTCAAAGGATTTTGACACAACATTTATTTTTTAATGTGGTGCAAAATGTACCTGTTTTATTTACTCTCAATGCGGCGGATGCCATTTTAATTTTAGGGGGGTTGGGTTTTTTGGGTCTAGGACTACCTGAAAATGTGCCAGAATGGGGATATGACCTCAGATTGGCTTTGGATGGTTTATCTACGGGGATTTGGTGGACTGCTTTGTTTCCCGGTTTGGCAATGACTGCTATGGTAACTGGTTTATCTTTATTAGGAGAGGGATTAACTGAATTTTTTACGCCTCGTATTCGTTAA
- a CDS encoding photosystem II oxygen evolving complex protein PsbU (PFAM: Photosystem II 12 kDa extrinsic protein (PsbU)~InterPro IPR010527~KEGG: mar:MAE_36490 photosystem II complex extrinsic protein precursor U~PFAM: photosystem II oxygen evolving complex protein PsbU~SPTR: Photosystem II 12 kDa extrinsic protein), with the protein MKLWQSITAYFSVLVVSCALLFAQPAQALDFNAISQLSPQILAVEGDRRNVADDLLTTEFGQKIDVNNSDIRDFRELRGFYPKLASIIIQNAPYEEVEDVLNIPGLSDKQKERLQANLDRFSATPPADVFNEGDERYNAGVY; encoded by the coding sequence ATGAAGTTATGGCAAAGTATTACTGCATATTTTAGTGTCCTTGTAGTTAGTTGTGCTTTATTGTTTGCTCAACCTGCTCAGGCATTAGATTTTAATGCTATCAGTCAATTAAGCCCTCAGATTCTTGCAGTAGAAGGCGATCGCCGTAATGTAGCCGACGACTTGCTCACTACCGAATTTGGTCAAAAAATTGACGTTAACAATAGTGATATTCGTGATTTCCGTGAACTAAGAGGATTTTATCCCAAATTAGCAAGTATCATCATTCAAAACGCACCCTACGAAGAAGTAGAAGATGTTTTAAACATCCCCGGCTTGAGTGACAAACAAAAAGAAAGATTACAAGCTAATCTTGATAGATTCAGCGCTACTCCCCCCGCTGACGTATTCAACGAAGGAGACGAGCGTTATAACGCAGGAGTCTACTAA
- a CDS encoding 1-Cys peroxiredoxin (PFAM: C-terminal domain of 1-Cys peroxiredoxin; AhpC/TSA family~COGs: COG0450 Peroxiredoxin~InterPro IPR017936:IPR000866:IPR019479~KEGG: cyh:Cyan8802_4257 peroxidase~PFAM: alkyl hydroperoxide reductase/ Thiol specific antioxidant/ Mal allergen; Peroxiredoxin-like~PRIAM: Peroxidase~SPTR: Peroxidase) gives MALQLGDTVPNFTQASSEGEINFYDWAGDSWVVLFSHPADYTPVCTTELGTVASLQSEFQKRNVKTIALSVDDVESHKGWIGDINETQNTTVNYPILADGDRTVADLYGMIHPNSLNNLTVRSVFIIDPNKKLRLTITYPASTGRNFDEILRVIDSLQLTDYHQVATPANWQDGDDCVVVPSIPTEEAKQKFPKGVTEIKPYLRMTPQPNK, from the coding sequence ATGGCATTACAATTAGGCGATACAGTTCCTAACTTCACTCAGGCCTCTAGCGAGGGAGAAATTAATTTTTATGATTGGGCAGGAGACAGTTGGGTTGTTCTCTTTTCTCATCCTGCGGATTATACCCCCGTATGTACCACCGAATTAGGTACTGTGGCAAGTTTGCAATCTGAATTTCAAAAACGCAATGTCAAAACCATTGCCCTTAGTGTAGATGATGTAGAATCTCACAAAGGATGGATTGGTGATATTAACGAAACTCAAAATACCACCGTTAATTATCCTATTTTGGCTGATGGCGATCGCACCGTAGCAGATTTATACGGTATGATTCATCCCAATTCATTAAATAACTTAACCGTTAGAAGCGTATTCATCATTGACCCCAACAAAAAGTTAAGATTAACCATTACCTATCCTGCTAGTACAGGACGCAACTTTGACGAAATTTTAAGGGTAATTGATTCTCTACAATTAACCGACTATCACCAAGTGGCAACCCCTGCTAACTGGCAAGATGGCGATGATTGCGTGGTGGTACCTTCTATCCCCACCGAGGAGGCAAAACAGAAGTTTCCTAAAGGTGTAACAGAAATTAAACCCTATTTACGCATGACACCCCAACCCAATAAGTAA
- a CDS encoding hypothetical protein (KEGG: api:100165717 similar to AGAP002331-PA): protein MVGIILNPYPSVFDVSPTPLLSASALERGEGGLSFHCNNLSELKLEIVKNIYFTIAYCLFPIACLN, encoded by the coding sequence ATGGTGGGTATTATCCTAAATCCCTACCCCTCTGTCTTCGACGTCTCCCCCACCCCTCTGCTTTCAGCATCTGCCCTTGAAAGGGGAGAGGGGGGGCTTTCTTTCCATTGTAATAATTTATCTGAACTCAAGTTAGAAATAGTGAAAAATATTTACTTCACTATTGCCTATTGCCTATTCCCTATTGCCTGTCTTAACTAG
- a CDS encoding hypothetical protein (KEGG: cyh:Cyan8802_2539 hypothetical protein~SPTR: Putative uncharacterized protein): MFKKIKAILTQDIFSADDNTSSDSSIKQNVPESSVIAHNQLFSEIKILSSIAKTLNSESFTQSDFKFFLDIRASFARNIDQYQGLENSAELLRVAIAAQSIFLKIEQTELRYRSSKQQEYYDYVLQILTEEFAEVKTEEEENGILIAQKKAPPKKQYSPVLFKEKLRSKLEEIRATIKSEAGQNALDDYAESVEKLATEKDIGLRLLYLFKKSDIKDLSILRVLSDMVDYLQSKDLKKTSAVIDLVRKNQEIFVQVTRIIGLPKSKETLENYALILQYLGLSKKHEQSAEQFFRLMAVMQEWFNLYTMIENHRLKYPAQEYNLPPEYTKDIPAVEIYKKYENMITIFGKQQ; the protein is encoded by the coding sequence ATGTTTAAGAAAATCAAAGCTATTTTAACTCAGGATATATTTAGTGCTGATGACAATACTTCTTCTGATTCATCCATTAAACAAAATGTTCCCGAAAGTTCAGTCATTGCCCATAATCAATTGTTCTCAGAGATTAAAATTTTAAGCTCTATTGCCAAAACTTTAAATAGCGAATCATTTACTCAGTCTGATTTCAAATTCTTTTTAGATATTCGTGCTTCTTTTGCCCGTAATATTGACCAATATCAGGGTTTAGAAAATAGTGCAGAATTACTACGAGTTGCGATCGCCGCTCAGTCGATATTTTTAAAAATTGAACAGACAGAGTTACGTTATCGTAGTTCAAAACAACAGGAATACTATGACTATGTATTGCAAATACTAACGGAAGAATTTGCAGAAGTCAAAACCGAGGAAGAAGAAAATGGAATTTTGATAGCTCAAAAAAAAGCACCTCCAAAAAAACAATATTCTCCCGTACTTTTTAAAGAAAAATTAAGAAGTAAATTAGAGGAAATCAGAGCTACAATTAAAAGTGAAGCAGGACAAAATGCCCTTGATGATTATGCCGAATCAGTAGAAAAATTAGCCACAGAAAAGGACATAGGTTTAAGACTATTATACTTATTTAAAAAATCCGATATTAAAGACCTAAGCATTCTGAGAGTACTCTCGGATATGGTGGACTATCTCCAGTCAAAAGATTTGAAAAAAACCAGTGCGGTAATTGATTTGGTAAGAAAAAATCAAGAGATTTTCGTACAAGTAACTCGCATTATTGGTTTACCAAAAAGTAAAGAAACCTTAGAAAATTATGCCCTCATTTTACAATATTTAGGATTAAGTAAAAAACATGAACAAAGTGCAGAGCAGTTTTTCCGTTTAATGGCCGTCATGCAAGAATGGTTTAATCTATATACGATGATAGAAAATCATCGTCTCAAATATCCAGCCCAAGAGTATAATTTACCCCCTGAATATACTAAAGATATTCCTGCCGTGGAGATATACAAAAAATATGAAAATATGATTACTATTTTTGGCAAACAACAATAG